The following nucleotide sequence is from Anaerobiospirillum thomasii.
GAGTGAATTTTCTGCCTGTTGTCAGCGCTATCTGATTTAAGCGCTCACAGTCTTTGAGCACAGTTTCTGAAAAGGCCATAAAACCGTCTAGAGCAATTTCATACTGACGCGGAGCCTGTCCCTTGCCCTGCAGCAGGGCTACCTTGAGAATGGCCCCCTCGCGCAGCTGCAAAAAGAGGTTGGAGAGTTTCTGATCCTGATCGGCTGTCATTGGAGCAAAGACAATGCCGCCGTTTTTCTGCACCTGTCCGCGCAGGGCAAATTCTTCATTGTTATCGACAATAAATCTGGCAAAGGCATAGCCGTTTGACTGATCCATAATGCCAATATCAAGAGGCGGTACCTTGAGTGTCAGCACCGGGGTTTTAGACTGCATCATACAGCCTACAGAGAAGGTATAGCTGTCAACCATATTTCTCTGTATTCTGATTTTAGCCTCTCTGTGCTCTATGCTCTCAGATAGAGTTAAAAGATGTGAGGCTGAGCCTTTGTTTGATTCATAGGCATAATCTTCATTCAATGTCCATGTACCTTCAGATCCAATCTGCCAGCTGTTCCTGTCATTGGCATTGGCTGCACAGATACATGTCAAAGAAAGTGCCACAAATGAGGCTAATGCTGTCCTTTTCATAATAAAACCTTGGTAAATTCGTTATAGGTATTATAGCAGAGCCAATTTTATATAAAAATATAATGATAAACTATGTGTGCCAAAAAGCACTATATGCGATATTGCAGCAGGATCTGTAAAAACCCCCGCAGGGCGGGGTCTTTTTATATTAGTAAAGAATACGGCACTTGAGAGTACCAGGAATTTCTTTTAACAGCGGCACTATGGCCTCAGGCTTGTCTGAGTGAATATCCATAACCACATAACCCACATCAGCTGTAGTCTGCAGATACTGAGCTGCCACGTTGATATCCTGACTTGCAAAGACATCATTGATCTGGCGCATAATACCTGGCACATTGGTGTGAATGTGCAGAAGTCTTGAAACATTGGCTCTCTTTTCTGGCAGTGATACTTCAGGGAAGTTTACAGCAGTAAGAGTTGAACCGTTGTCTGAGTATAAAGCAAGCTTCTGAGCCACCTCAATACCGATATTGCACTGAGCCTCCTCAGTTGAGGCACCAATATGCGGTGTTAGGATAACATTGTCAAAATTACGCAGTGGAGTTACAAACTCCTCCTGATTTGAAGCAGGCTCGGTTGGGAACACGTCAACAGCGGCACCTGCCACCTTCTTGCTCTCAAGAGCCTCGGTCAGGGCATTGATATCAACTACAGTACCGCGTGAGGCATTGATAAAGAAGACACCATCCTTCATGGCCTCAAATTCCTTGGCGCCAATCATATTGCAGGTCATATCAGTCTCTGGTACATGCATGGAGATAATATCAGATGAGGCTAAAAGCTCCTCAAGTGTATCAACCTGACGGGCATTGCCAAGGGAGAGCTTGTGCTCAAGATCATAGAATATAACGCTAAGGCCCAGGCTTTCGGCAATAATGCCAACCTGTGTGCCAATATGGCCATAGCCTACAATACCTAAAGTTTTGCCGCGAGCCTCAAAGCAGCCTGTGGCTGCCTTCTTCCAGCCACCTCTGTGTAAAAGAGCATTTCTTGCAGGTACATCGCGCAGAAGCTGCAGATACTCGCCGGTTACCAGTTCGGCTACAGATCTTGTGTTTGAAAATGGAGCATTGAATACAGGGATACCAAGCTGGGCTGCAGCTTCAAGATCAACCTGATTGGTGCCTATGCAGAAACAGCCGACGCCCACGAGCTTTCTTGCATGTGAGAGAACCTCACGGGTTAAGAAAGTACGTGATCTTATACCTAAAAAGTGCACATTTTCGATCTTCTCGAGCAGCTCCTGGCCGTCAAGGGCCTTTTTGCTGTACTCAATATTGGTATAACCTGCCTTTTTCAGTGTCTCTACAGCACTAGGATCTACGCCCTCAAGCAGTAAGATTCTGATTTTGCTCTTTTCAAGTGATAATGATGGGTGCATGTCTAACCTCTTAAAATAGTTAAAGCCCCTTAGCCGGGGCTTCTGGTATAAATCTGTCTATGCAGCTTTGCGTCGTGATTTTACAGCATTGCACAGGGTCTCAAGAATGACCTCTGTATCCTCAAATCCGACACAGGCATCAGTTACGCTCTGCCCATAGGTAAGCTTTGATAGATCCTCACACAGATCCTGCCTGCCCTCTACAATATTGGACTCTATCATAACACCAAAGATTCTGTCATCTCCATTGGCTATCTGTGATCCAACATTATAAGCCACATCAAGCTGTTTCTTAAACTGCTTGGAGCTGTTTGAATGAGAAAAATCAATCATAACCTTCTGACGCAGATTGTTAACAGACAGAAGCTCAGAGGCTGATGCCACATGTTCTGCCTCAAAGTTTGGCACCTTGCCGCCGCGCAGAATTACGTGGCAGTCGTCATTACCCCTGGTGTGGGCAATGGCTACGTGACCTAGCTTGGTTACAGTCATAAAGGTATGCTCATGCCTTGCAGCCACAATGGCATCAACTGCAATCTTGACATTGCCGTCGGTGGCATTTTTAAAGCCCACAGGACATGACAGACCAGAGGCAAGCTCTCTGTGCACCTGTGACTCTGTGGTTCTGGCACCTACTGCACCCCAGGAGATGAACTCATCTATATACTGTGGTGAGATGAGATCTAAAAACTCTGTGGCTGCAGGTACACCCATGGCATTTACATCACGCAAAAGACTTCTTGCAATTCTAAGACCATTGTTGATGTCATAAGAATTGTTAAGCTCAGGATCATTGATAAGACCCTTCCAGCCTACAGTGGTGCGTGGCTTTTCAAAGTAGACACGCATAATAATCTCAAGACTGTCCTTGTATTTTTCACGCAGCGGTAAAAGACGCTGTGCATAATCTAAAGCAGCCTTTGGATCATGAATAGAACATGGGCCAGTGATAACAACCAGACGGTCATCACTTCCATCCATAATATTGTGTATGGCATTACGTGTATTGAGCACTAATGCATCTATAGCATCCGTAGTCGGAAACTTTTCTATAACGGCAACTGGTGGTAACAATTGAAATATATCACTTATTCTTGTATCGACGATACCGTGCCGCGAATTTGGCGGCGGAGGAATCATCCTGTTATTCTTTAGGTTCATATAAACCGCCCTTTTTTAGAAAAAAATAGAAATTAGAGATAATAATAGGAAAAGTAATAGAAGCTAGATGGGGCAAAGACAGTGGCACTTGGGACTTTGACATTTAAATTTAGTTCCCCTTCTAAGGGACAAATTATATTTAGCGTTTTCACTTTTCTTTTCCTTAAAAAAACAATGAGACTTTACGTCTCACCTTTGAAATATTTAAAGTAAATTCATTATAAGTTAATGGATTTATGTATCAAGCTTTATGCAAAAAGTATTTAAAAATTACAGCATTTGCACAAAGTATGTGCAGTTTTTAAGTTAAAAGCCCCATTACAGCACCAAAACTGCACATCACTCTTTTATTTAAAATCAAGCACCAGTGCTACAGGGCAGTGATCTGAACCATAGACCTCATTTTCAATATAGGCATCGGCAATATTGTCCTTAAGTTCTTCTGAAACAAAGAAGTAGTCAATTCTCCACCCTACGTTCTTGGCTCTGGCTCTGCTCTTGTATGACCACCAGGTATAGTTGTCAGGCTTGTCACCATGCACATGGCGGAAGGTATCTATATAACCTGCCTGGGTAAACTTGTCTAAAAAGGCTCTTTCAAGTGGTAAAAAGCCTGTATTTTTAGTATTGGTCTTAGGACGGGCCAGATCTATTTCCTTATGGGCAATATTAAAATCACCGCAGACTACTATAGGCTTGCTCTTGCGCAGCTCCTGAACATAATTGAAAAAGGAGTCAAAAAAGCCCATCTTGTAAGGTACACGCTTGAACTCACCTGTACCCTTGCCGTTTTCATCCTCAATCTCGGCACCGCCGTTTGGAAAATAGCCGTTGAAGAAATGAAACTGCTCAAACTCAAGGTGCACAATGCGTCCCTCTCCCTGATAGGCAGGATCAGGCAGCTCAATCTCTACATTTAAAGGCTGTATCTTTGAATAGACAGCAGTACCTGAGTAGCCTTTTTTAACTACAGATGAGGAAAAGTAGGAGCTATAGCCATCTTTACTTGCAATATGCTCTGGTATCTGATCAACTGAAGCCTTGGTCTCCTGCATGGATATAACATCATATTTATCCTGTGCAAACCACTCTTTAAACTCATCCTTGGCACTTACAGCTCTGATGCCGTTCACATTCCACGATACTAATGATATCTGCATTTTTTTTCCTGCGTTAAATATGTTATAAATATAGGCTATTGTACTTAAATATAGTACTTTGGGCATAAGTGTCTGATAATGTTAATCATCTAGGCATGCCCAGTCCATTAAATACATAATAAAAATAAATAAGATAAACAATGTAAGGCCTCATAACATACAAAATTACAACAAACATAGCGGAGACAACATGCTGTTTACGTATTTAAAAGCCTTTATTACTGTTGCAGATCTTGGTAGTTTCAATAAAGCAGCAGAAGAGCTTAATCTTACTACTACAGCTATAATGAAGCGCATCAACAAACTAGAGAGCGAGGTTGGTGCTAAACTGCTTGTGCGTGACAACAACGGCGTGACACTGACGCAGGCCGGCAAATCTTTTTTTCAGGATGCGCAGTATATAAAACGCCATATTGAAGATTCCATAGTCAGGGCACAGCAAATTGAAAAGAGTGAAAAGACTTTAAAAATAGGCGTAACTCAGCTGACCCCTACCAATTACTTTATGGACGTCTGGCCTTTTATCAGTCAGTACTGTCCTGATCTTAATCTTGAGCTGGTGCCTATTGACTATGTGCTTGGCAGCAACTGTTCCACCTTCAGCTCCCATACAGATTCTTTAGATGCCATGTTAGGCTCCTTTGACCAGAGTATGCTTGATTTTTTCAACTGCAGCGGTATCACAATCTGTTCACTGCCTCTGTGTCTTTGTGCCTCTGAGAGCAATTATCTAAGCTCAAAGGAGCATCTTACACTCTCAGATCTTAAAGGTCAGAGGGTACATATGTTAAAAAAGCAGGCAGGCATTGGTTCCACCCTTGATAATGTCTACAGAAACTTTATTGAACTTGGTGCTGATATAGTTGAATTTGAATCCTACAATATAGATCTGTTAAAAGAGATTGATACCTGCAATGATCTGCTTTTGTGCTTTCCTAATATAGTCAATATCTATCCGCAGCTTAAAAAACTCGATCTTGATCTTAACGATACCATGTCCTTTGGCCTTATTCACACAAAAGAGCTGTCGGCATCACTGCACAGCTTCATCAGTGCCTTTGAGCGTCATCAAAAGGATCTGCGCTAAATTCTACCTGCTGCACAGCAGTATGCCGTGCAGTTTGCATCATCTGTCATCACAAGTGCGATAAGATACAAAATATTGTCTTTTGTATGTATGAAGGCTAAAAGCTGCGCTATGGTAAACAGGCCTTTGATCTTAGAGTAATCTTACAGGCTGCAATGTCTATAGCTCTCCTGTGTAGTATAAAATTGTCCCTTTATAGATAAAAAATAATCCTATCTTACATTTTATATCATTTAGTAAATATTATTTAAACTTTTATTTCATACTGCTTTAATCAAAACTTAACACAGATTTAGCAATAGGCTAAAAATTAAGAGTTTAAAAAAAATTAATCTAAATTTTATATTATGCATTAAAATTGCGCATTTTATAATAAACCACTGATTTTAAATATATTTTTAACTCATGATAAAGATTAGCAGAAAGTGGCTTTTTTAGCCCTTTTTTGCTCAATTTTTGTGATTGTGTGCTAATTTTTTTGGACCTCATGCGCTTTTAGCGCGCTGCGTCAAAAAAATTCAGTTGTATTTTTATGTCATTTATTATTTTATATATAGCGTGTAAATATATTGTTCACACAACATAATATTTAGGTATTACATTAAGGAGTTAACTTATGTCATCTATGACAAAATCTTATATAGTCATTGCCGACATAATATTATTTGTGCTGCTGCTGTCATTCCTGCCGTTTTCAGATACTGAAAACAAGGGTCTGGCCATGCTCGTGTTTGTAGCCGTACTGTGGCTGAGCGAGGCAGTGCATGTAACTATTACTGCAATTACAATTCCGGTTTTAGCCGCTATCCTGGGTCTGGTGCCAACCGCCAAGGCTTTAAACGGCTTCTCCGATTCAAACATCTACCTCTTCTTTGGTGGTTTTGCTCTGGCCGCTGCCATGCATGTGCAGAAGCTTGACAAACTTATTGCCCAGAGAATTATGGCCATGGCCAGAGGCAGTTTCTTCATGTCTGTAATTTTACTGTTCACCATTACTGCCTTCCTGTCAATGTGGATGAGTAATACAGCTACTGCCGCCATGATGCTGCCACTTGCAATAGGTATGCTGGCCAATGTAGATGCCAAAGAAAACAGAAATGTCTTTGTATTTGTGCTCTTAGGTATTGCCTTCTCTGCAAGTATTGGCGGCATGGGTACATTAGTAGGTTCACCTCCTAATGCCATCGTAGCCTCAAACATCGGTATGACCTTTGCTGACTGGTTTGTAATCGGCTTCCCATTCATGGTGGTGCTGATGCCTGTTATGATTTTAACTCTCTACTTCGTCTTCAAGCCAAACCTTAAGATTGAGGTTAACTTCCAGGAGGAGAATATTGAGTTAACTCCAAAGAGAATTACTACCTTAGCTGTATTCGTTATAGTAGCTCTGTGCTGGATCTTCTCAGCTAAGATAAACCCTGCCCTGTCAGGTATGCTTGGCCTTGCCGAATCAATCGGTGCCTTTGACAGTGTGATTGCTATTGCAGCTGCCATCATCGTAGTTGTCCTAAAGCTTATTTCCTGGAAAGAGGTTCAGGACAATACCGACTGGGGTGTGCTCATGCTCTTTGGCGGCGGTATTACACTCTCTGCCGTACTTAAGGACTCAGGTGCCTCAAAGATCATGGCTGACGGTATTGTATTTATGGTAGAGGGTTCTCACTACTTTGTTCTAGGTCTGCTTGTTGCCTTCTTCATTGTATTTTTAACTGAGTTCACCTCAAATACAGCCTCTGCAGCTCTGCTTGTACCTCTGTTTATCTCCATTGCCGAGAGTATTGGTGCCCCACCTTTAGGTCTGGCTCTTATCATCGGTCTTGGTGCATCGTGTGCGTTCATGCTGCCGGTGGCAACACCGCCAAATGCCATCGTCTTTGGTACAGGTTATATCAAGCAGCAGGAAATGGTCAGAGTAGGTCTTGTCCTCAATGTGATCTGCTCCTTTGTGATAGCTACAGGAGCTTACTTCTTCTTCCTGTAGAATTTAATATCAAACAAGTGCAATCTATAAACCGCAGAATTTCTGCGGTTTTTTTATTTATTTATACAATACCGATACACTCCATCATAATTGTGATAAGTGTATAAAAAACACACTTTTTAGAGATCTTGTTGCATATAGTTATCAGTTAGACTTACAAAGGGCAATTATTTTATTTATTTTAATACTATATTAAATTTATATTAAATAATTAATAACACGGATAATACATTTACTTATATTGAGTAACCAAGGAGATATCTTATTTCACAAGAAACGTCATATAAAATCATATACTTGCTTAATTTTTAAAGGATTTTTTAATGAAAGTTTAAAATATTTTATAAAATTTTAAAAAAATGTGACCCATATGTGACCCATGAGAGGAATATAGTTTATAATAGAAACTACTAAACAAACTCTCGCAGGGGAAATATATGATAAATTTAACTACAGCAAAGTTAGACAAATTGCTGTCTAACACCAAGCCTCACGACAAGATGATAACAGATAGTACAGGGCTTAATGTTAGGTCTCGGAACAGTGGTGGTAGGACGACAATTTATTTTATTTTTAGAACAAAAAGAAAAAACTGTAACATTAAGCTAACAATAGGCAAATATCCCACAATGCCTTTAGACGAGGCTCGTTCTAAGTTTATTGAGCTACATAGAAAAGCCGAGCTTAATCAACTGTCTAAACAAGAAATAATATTAGGGCGCAGGAATGAGTTAGAACGTGTTGAACCTACAGTAACTTATTACACCTTGGCAGATGCATGGGATAAACATAAAGAGATGAAAATATCCAAGTTAAAATTAAGCTCAATTCAAAAATACAATAGTTTGTATAATCACTTAAAGTCTTTTGGTAAAACTCCTTTAAACAAACTAACACCACAGTTTGTAATTGAAAACATGTTATCTCCGTACATAAATAAAGGCCAAAACAATTTAACCATGTCTTTAGCAAATTTACTAACATCATGCTTAAAGACAGCATGCTTTTACCAATGGTTAACACATAATCCTTTACAAAATATCAGAGGCTTTCTGCCAAGTCATGAGACAACACATAGGGCCACTTTTGATGTCAGAGATAGAGAACAACGAATTAAGGAGTTAATGCAGAGCCTACAGGACAAGCCACTTGTCTTAAGGGCGTTAATAGTTTTTTATTTCCATTCGCTTTTAAGAAACAATGAAGTGCGTTCACTAAAGATGAGCCATATTAAAGGGGATTATTTTAGTGTCCCTACTAAAACATTAAAGTCTTTTGATGTTCCGATTACTAGCGAGATGCAGAAAATCATAACATATTTTTCTAAAGGTAAAGGCCATGACGATTACTTGTTTTTAATTGGCTCACATAAGGTTGGGGATATGTACGCAATAAACGAATTAAAAACAATGGGTTTTGCAGATCTATCAATCCACGGAATTAGGACAATAGGCGAGGAGTGGTTGCGCCTACAGGACGACATTAAAGAGAGTATAGCTAAACTTTGCTTATCTCACGTGGCAGGCGATCGTACTGACAGAGCCTATATGCGTGACATGTTTTTAGAGGAGCGTCGTAT
It contains:
- the serA gene encoding phosphoglycerate dehydrogenase — translated: MHPSLSLEKSKIRILLLEGVDPSAVETLKKAGYTNIEYSKKALDGQELLEKIENVHFLGIRSRTFLTREVLSHARKLVGVGCFCIGTNQVDLEAAAQLGIPVFNAPFSNTRSVAELVTGEYLQLLRDVPARNALLHRGGWKKAATGCFEARGKTLGIVGYGHIGTQVGIIAESLGLSVIFYDLEHKLSLGNARQVDTLEELLASSDIISMHVPETDMTCNMIGAKEFEAMKDGVFFINASRGTVVDINALTEALESKKVAGAAVDVFPTEPASNQEEFVTPLRNFDNVILTPHIGASTEEAQCNIGIEVAQKLALYSDNGSTLTAVNFPEVSLPEKRANVSRLLHIHTNVPGIMRQINDVFASQDINVAAQYLQTTADVGYVVMDIHSDKPEAIVPLLKEIPGTLKCRILY
- the aroG gene encoding 3-deoxy-7-phosphoheptulonate synthase AroG, with translation MNLKNNRMIPPPPNSRHGIVDTRISDIFQLLPPVAVIEKFPTTDAIDALVLNTRNAIHNIMDGSDDRLVVITGPCSIHDPKAALDYAQRLLPLREKYKDSLEIIMRVYFEKPRTTVGWKGLINDPELNNSYDINNGLRIARSLLRDVNAMGVPAATEFLDLISPQYIDEFISWGAVGARTTESQVHRELASGLSCPVGFKNATDGNVKIAVDAIVAARHEHTFMTVTKLGHVAIAHTRGNDDCHVILRGGKVPNFEAEHVASASELLSVNNLRQKVMIDFSHSNSSKQFKKQLDVAYNVGSQIANGDDRIFGVMIESNIVEGRQDLCEDLSKLTYGQSVTDACVGFEDTEVILETLCNAVKSRRKAA
- a CDS encoding exodeoxyribonuclease III → MQISLVSWNVNGIRAVSAKDEFKEWFAQDKYDVISMQETKASVDQIPEHIASKDGYSSYFSSSVVKKGYSGTAVYSKIQPLNVEIELPDPAYQGEGRIVHLEFEQFHFFNGYFPNGGAEIEDENGKGTGEFKRVPYKMGFFDSFFNYVQELRKSKPIVVCGDFNIAHKEIDLARPKTNTKNTGFLPLERAFLDKFTQAGYIDTFRHVHGDKPDNYTWWSYKSRARAKNVGWRIDYFFVSEELKDNIADAYIENEVYGSDHCPVALVLDFK
- a CDS encoding LysR family transcriptional regulator — its product is MLFTYLKAFITVADLGSFNKAAEELNLTTTAIMKRINKLESEVGAKLLVRDNNGVTLTQAGKSFFQDAQYIKRHIEDSIVRAQQIEKSEKTLKIGVTQLTPTNYFMDVWPFISQYCPDLNLELVPIDYVLGSNCSTFSSHTDSLDAMLGSFDQSMLDFFNCSGITICSLPLCLCASESNYLSSKEHLTLSDLKGQRVHMLKKQAGIGSTLDNVYRNFIELGADIVEFESYNIDLLKEIDTCNDLLLCFPNIVNIYPQLKKLDLDLNDTMSFGLIHTKELSASLHSFISAFERHQKDLR
- a CDS encoding SLC13 family permease is translated as MSSMTKSYIVIADIILFVLLLSFLPFSDTENKGLAMLVFVAVLWLSEAVHVTITAITIPVLAAILGLVPTAKALNGFSDSNIYLFFGGFALAAAMHVQKLDKLIAQRIMAMARGSFFMSVILLFTITAFLSMWMSNTATAAMMLPLAIGMLANVDAKENRNVFVFVLLGIAFSASIGGMGTLVGSPPNAIVASNIGMTFADWFVIGFPFMVVLMPVMILTLYFVFKPNLKIEVNFQEENIELTPKRITTLAVFVIVALCWIFSAKINPALSGMLGLAESIGAFDSVIAIAAAIIVVVLKLISWKEVQDNTDWGVLMLFGGGITLSAVLKDSGASKIMADGIVFMVEGSHYFVLGLLVAFFIVFLTEFTSNTASAALLVPLFISIAESIGAPPLGLALIIGLGASCAFMLPVATPPNAIVFGTGYIKQQEMVRVGLVLNVICSFVIATGAYFFFL
- a CDS encoding tyrosine-type recombinase/integrase, whose translation is MINLTTAKLDKLLSNTKPHDKMITDSTGLNVRSRNSGGRTTIYFIFRTKRKNCNIKLTIGKYPTMPLDEARSKFIELHRKAELNQLSKQEIILGRRNELERVEPTVTYYTLADAWDKHKEMKISKLKLSSIQKYNSLYNHLKSFGKTPLNKLTPQFVIENMLSPYINKGQNNLTMSLANLLTSCLKTACFYQWLTHNPLQNIRGFLPSHETTHRATFDVRDREQRIKELMQSLQDKPLVLRALIVFYFHSLLRNNEVRSLKMSHIKGDYFSVPTKTLKSFDVPITSEMQKIITYFSKGKGHDDYLFLIGSHKVGDMYAINELKTMGFADLSIHGIRTIGEEWLRLQDDIKESIAKLCLSHVAGDRTDRAYMRDMFLEERRIAMTKWSNYLVYLGVTF